The nucleotide sequence CTGGGCCGCGGTGAGGTGGGCCAGGACGAGCGCGATGACCTGCGGGTGCTCGTCCTTGAGGAAGGTGACCAGCTGGCGGACGTCGGCGTTGCGCAGCGAGGCGAACGGCACCTCGGTGTAGACGACGTTGAGCCGGGACAGGATGTTCTCGGCCTTGTCCTGGCCCAGGCCCGCGGCCAGGATCTCGCGGGCGAACTCGACGCCGCCGCGGCCGACGAACTGCTGCGCGGTCATCAGGCCGTGGAACTCGCGCATGACGCCGTCGACGTCGTCGAGCTCCACCGAGCCCAGCTTCATCAGCTCGCGGGTGAGCGCCTCGACCTCGCGGGGGCGCAGCTGGGCCAGCAGGACGCCGGCCTCCTCCTTGCTCATCTGGGCGAGGAAGACCGCCGCCTTGCGCAGGCCCGGCAGTTCGGGCCGCGGTGGCCGCGGGGGCGCGACGACCGTGCCGGGTGCGATGGGGATGCTCGCGAGGGTCATGGCTTCGTCTCGCTCAGCCAGCCGCGCAGCATGGCCGCGACCTCGTCGGGACGCTCGCTGACCATCGTGGAGATCTCCCCTCGGACCCTGGCCCGTTCCACCGCCTCGAGCTCGAGGGCGGCGTTGTCGGGCGCGACCTCCTGGCGGGTGCTGGCCACCCGCAGCCGGTCCAGCTCGGCCAGCATGTCCGCGTCGAGCTCGAGCGGCTCGTAGTCGTCCTCGATCTCCTCCTCGCGGCGGCGCGAGCGCAGCCAGACGATGAGGACGACCAGCGCGATGCCCGCGGCGATCCCGCCGGTGCGGATCATCGACCACATCTGCTCGGCGGCCTCGGCCTCGCGGGCGGCCTCCATCGCGGCGGCGGCGTTCTCGGCGGCGGCGTCGTCGAACGGCATGGCGGCGATGGCGATGTCGTCCCCGCGCGCCGGGTCCAGGCCCACGGCGTTGGTCATGAGGTTCGTCATCTGCTGCTGGTTGAGGTTGCCGGCGACGGCGTCGTCCATGACGACGGAGACGGTCAGCCGCTTGAGGTCGCCGGGGGCGCCCTCGACCACCTCGACGGTCTTCCCGACGGCGTTGTTGGCCGTCCAGGAGTCCTTCTCGTAGTTCGATTCCCCCGCGCCGGCGTTCTCCGCCGCGTCGGGCATGTTCTCCGGGCCGAGGATGCCGCCGACCGGGGCGCCTCCGCCCTCGTACGTCTCGGTCGTGTGCTGCTCGGAGAGCGGCGGCGTGCCCTCGTCGAAGTCGTAGGTCTCCGAGGTGGTGTTGCGCTTCGCGAGGTCGACCTCCGCGCGCACCGACACGACGGAGCGGTTCGGGCCGAGGACCTGGTCCAGCATCGCCTGCGCCTTGGTGGCCAGCCGGTCCTCGTACTCCTGCTCGACCTGCGAGCGGGCGTCGCCGGCCGCGGCGCTCACGCCCTGCCCGGGGGAGGAGAGCACCCGGCCGCTGGCGTCCGCGACGGTGACCTGGTCGGGCGACATGTCACGGATGCTGGAGGAGACCAGGTTGGTCACCGCCAGGATCTGCTCACCGGACAGCGCGGTGCCGGGCGCCAGGTCGAGCAGCACCGACGCCGTCGGCTGGGCCTTCTCGCTGACGAAGACCTCGTCCTCGGGCAGGGCGACGTGCACGACGGCGGAGTTGACGCCGGCGAGCGACTCCAGGGTGTTCGCCAGCTCGCCCTCCAGCGCCCGCTGGTAGGTGACCTGCTGCTGGAACTCGCTGGTGGTGATGCCCTGCTCGTCGAGCAGCGCGTAGCCGGTGTCCTTGCCGGCGGGCAGGCCCTTGCCGCTCATGTCCAGGCGCAGGTCGTAGACCGCGTCCTTGGCCACCAGGATCGTGCCGCCGCCGTCGGACAGCTCGTAGGACACCCCGGCCGCGTCGAGCTCGTCGACGATCGCCGACGCGTCACTGGCCGCCAGGTTGGAGAACAGCGGCGCCTGGGTCGGCGTGGTGATCCAGCTGTAGAAGACGAAACCGCCGAGCGTCAGCCCGGCGAGCATCAGGCCGATGACGACCTTCTGCCCCAGGCTGATCGTGTCGAACGTGGAGCGGGCACGCTCCAGCGTCCCGGCGACGGCCGGATTCATCAGATCTGCATCCTCATGATCTCGGTGAAGGCCGCGACGGCCTGGTTCTTGATCGTCACGACCATCTCGGTCGCCACGCCGGACTCAGCGCTGGCGATCATGTAGTCGTGCACGTCCTTCAGGTCACCGGTGGCGGCCTGCACGCCCAGCTCCGCGGTCACCGACTGGGTGGCCTGGAGCTTGTCGAAGGTGGAGGCCAGGACGGCGGCGAAGCCGTCGGTCGCCTCGGTCGCGACGGTGCCGCGGAGGCTGCCGGCGACGCCGGAGGCCGCGCCGATGCCGACCGGCGGAATGCCGCTGAGCGGGAGAGTCATCAGCGCTTCCCGAGCTGCAGCGCGGCCTGGTAGGCGTTGGTCGCCCGCTCGACGACGGCGAGGTTCGCCTGGTAGCCGCGCTGCGCCATCATCATGGAGGTCATCTGGTCGCCGAGGTCGATGTCGGGGTACTTGACGTAGCCGTCGGCGTCGGCCAGCGGGTGCGTGGGCTCGTAGACCAGGCGGCCCTCGGGGTCGCCGAACTCCGCGCGGGCCACGCGCACGCCGCCCTCGCCGGTTCCGTAGTCCACGGCCTGGGCCACGACGAGCCGCGCCTGGAAGGCGTCCTCGTCGGTGCGCCGCACCGTGTTGATGTTGGCGATGTTGTCGGCGGCGGCGTCGAGCCACTTCCGGTGCGTCATCAGCCCGGACTGCGAGATGCTCAGGGCCTGAAACATGCTCATGGTCTAGGACGTCCTCAGGGCCGTGCGGATCGAGTTGTACTTACCGTCGAGCGCGGTGAGCGCCAGTTGGTAGCGCAGCCCCGTCTCGGTGGCGATGACCGTCTCCGCGTCGAGGTTGACGTTGTTGCCGTTGGTGTTGGTCGGCTCGAGCGAGCGCGCGGTGGTACCGCCGGAGATCACTGGGGTCGTTCCGCTGCGGACAGCCCCGCGCAGCGACGTCTCGAAGTCCGTCCGCCCGGCCAGGAAGCCGGGGGTGTTGACGTTCGCGATGTTGTCTGCGGTGACGCGCTGCCGCTGCGCGAGCCCGGCGAGCGCGGCCTTCAGGACCGGCGTGCCGACGTCGCCGATCATCGGGCGGCTCGCCGGCGGGTGGAGCAGGACACGATCGACCTCCGGGTATGCGGACGACACCCGCGAACGAGTGCTGGGTCGCCGATCCGTGGCGAAAGTGGTGCTCTCCGTGCACGTGCTTCATCGGCAGCCGGGCGGAACCGGCTGACCCCGT is from Blastococcus sp. HT6-4 and encodes:
- the fliF gene encoding flagellar basal-body MS-ring/collar protein FliF, which produces MNPAVAGTLERARSTFDTISLGQKVVIGLMLAGLTLGGFVFYSWITTPTQAPLFSNLAASDASAIVDELDAAGVSYELSDGGGTILVAKDAVYDLRLDMSGKGLPAGKDTGYALLDEQGITTSEFQQQVTYQRALEGELANTLESLAGVNSAVVHVALPEDEVFVSEKAQPTASVLLDLAPGTALSGEQILAVTNLVSSSIRDMSPDQVTVADASGRVLSSPGQGVSAAAGDARSQVEQEYEDRLATKAQAMLDQVLGPNRSVVSVRAEVDLAKRNTTSETYDFDEGTPPLSEQHTTETYEGGGAPVGGILGPENMPDAAENAGAGESNYEKDSWTANNAVGKTVEVVEGAPGDLKRLTVSVVMDDAVAGNLNQQQMTNLMTNAVGLDPARGDDIAIAAMPFDDAAAENAAAAMEAAREAEAAEQMWSMIRTGGIAAGIALVVLIVWLRSRRREEEIEDDYEPLELDADMLAELDRLRVASTRQEVAPDNAALELEAVERARVRGEISTMVSERPDEVAAMLRGWLSETKP
- a CDS encoding flagellar hook-basal body complex protein FliE, coding for MTLPLSGIPPVGIGAASGVAGSLRGTVATEATDGFAAVLASTFDKLQATQSVTAELGVQAATGDLKDVHDYMIASAESGVATEMVVTIKNQAVAAFTEIMRMQI
- the flgC gene encoding flagellar basal body rod protein FlgC → MSMFQALSISQSGLMTHRKWLDAAADNIANINTVRRTDEDAFQARLVVAQAVDYGTGEGGVRVARAEFGDPEGRLVYEPTHPLADADGYVKYPDIDLGDQMTSMMMAQRGYQANLAVVERATNAYQAALQLGKR
- the flgB gene encoding flagellar basal body rod protein FlgB, which produces MIGDVGTPVLKAALAGLAQRQRVTADNIANVNTPGFLAGRTDFETSLRGAVRSGTTPVISGGTTARSLEPTNTNGNNVNLDAETVIATETGLRYQLALTALDGKYNSIRTALRTS